The following coding sequences lie in one Crassostrea angulata isolate pt1a10 chromosome 10, ASM2561291v2, whole genome shotgun sequence genomic window:
- the LOC128166450 gene encoding receptor-interacting serine/threonine-protein kinase 4-like produces MYEANEKQEQIIEAIENKDLLTLENLICHAKVSPNFYINGTTPICTAATQGNEAALAILLRGNCILNTPNVRDDVWQRLPIHIAASKGHLAFLKLLLDNFEDVNVKDSDGRTALHWAAIFGNKDVAELLLKSGANVNGAQRDGFTPLYAATCFGHIDVCCTLLQYGGDAMVCDDDGWNILHTAANYGHLPILKLISPKGPCLSCRTVDGENALHIAASSGHLHIVKYLVECGIGLDAQTNRGLTALHLSVQFNKSSVFKFLLQAGANMYILNNDMQSICYLVALKMDSNFIKILADAGYNFSTERWILGNDFPATNNMNEDMKNYMRMNAEIPRTLLKMCQLRTARLLGWNYEALADSLPLPNYLKNLIKQTGP; encoded by the coding sequence ATGTATGAGGCAAACGAAAAACAGGAACAAATCATCGAAGCGATTGAAAACAAGGACTTGTTGACTTTGGAAAACTTAATCTGTCATGCCAAGGTGTCTCCAAATTTCTACATCAATGGGACAACTCCAATTTGTACAGCTGCAACACAAGGAAATGAAGCGGCCTTAGCTATACTTCTCCGAGGTAACTGCATTCTAAACACCCCAAATGTAAGGGATGACGTTTGGCAAAGACTGCCAATACATATAGCAGCATCAAAAGGACATCTTGCCTTTTTAAAGCTTCTCCTTGACAATTTCGAGGATGTGAATGTAAAAGACAGTGATGGGCGAACTGCTTTGCACTGGGCAGCTATATTTGGAAACAAGGATGTGGCTGAACTTCTCTTGAAGTCTGGAGCCAATGTAAATGGTGCACAGCGGGATGGATTCACCCCTCTCTATGCTGCTACATGTTTCGGACATATTGATGTGTGCTGTACACTGTTACAATATGGGGGAGATGCCATGGTGTGTGATGATGATGGGTGGAATATACTCCACACAGCAGCCAACTATGGACACTTACCCATTTTGAAACTTATATCACCCAAGGGACCATGTTTATCCTGTAGAACGGTTGATGGGGAGAATGCTTTGCATATTGCAGCAAGTAGCGGCCACCTGCATATTGTCAAGTACCTGGTAGAGTGTGGTATTGGACTAGATGCGCAAACAAACAGAGGTCTCACTGCCCTCCACCTAAGTGTACAATTCAATAAATCATCCGTGTTTAAGTTTCTATTACAAGCAGGGGCAAATATGTACATTCTCAACAACGACATGCAAAGCATATGCTATCTAGTAGCACTTAAGATGGACTCAAACTTCATTAAAATACTGGCGGACGCAGGCTACAACTTTAGTACAGAAAGATGGATCCTGGGTAATGATTTTCCAGCGACTAACAATATGAATGAGGACATGAAGAATTACATGAGGATGAATGCAGAAATTCCACGGACTTTGCTCAAAATGTGTCAGTTGAGAACTGCTCGTTTACTCGGCTGGAATTATGAGGCTCTAGCAGACTCATTACCTCTtccaaattatttgaaaaatttgatcaaGCAAACTGGACcgtag
- the LOC128165302 gene encoding serine/threonine-protein kinase RIO1-like produces the protein MSGSYGVVEGQFDDVDDEVCYTTKNEFHTFGVTKQLGFETNEYKDNIADDDVDDDEDYEDDDDFYDWDGCSGNFTKKYNAVNSHTSQPNANPPKRQHQKMTAYQPAEKTLSKFVEKINVEKYEGPVLPNAAASALVHAGRKMDTDRTKSKDKKDRATAEQVMDPRTRMILFKFLQRGLIAEINGCISTGKEANVYHATTQNQGDRAIKVYKTSILVFKDRDKYVTGEFRFRHGYCKHNPRKMVRTWAEKEMRNLSRMYQAGLPCPEPIFLKSHVLVMRFIGTDGWPAPLLKDCDISETKARELYLECIHIIRTLYHTCRLIHADLSEFNMLYHDGGVYVIDVSQSVEHDHPCALEFLRKDCTNVTEFFKKKNVSTLTVKELFDFVTDATITEDNIDLYLEKVMTLASERSTDDITEQQKVDEEVFKHSFIPRNLDEVIDFERDVIMAKEGQTEGMLYHTLTGLQENLEGVRTQPALLAENEENKSKSDESESEEEESGSDSDNEEEEEEEDGEGDNSKKKSITRPKNETAEDRRCMDVVLAQRRQHHFDSNQRTCNMTVLSMVPNLREILQQLFDTESITDTLKSNPSNKLELWEELKILSVTRMVCVVYACSIMSLLVRIQLNVIGGYIYLQNNNTSTHNSEKPEGAPGQTPVRVIPKPAQEKYLSEIKHFMDKGICQLGELIKSAVKKEISSISLKERLTFHNVESCLQHIRERLETSPEISNLSSPTLQLCPYMFPPENSVTQGTDEIHEGLMQETRDILESADFHIVLKTSLDRGFQKLLDLLAESYKTNLQSGDPNSSHNTEYLLGGIPMAKLIPIFNGSLYKLCSDAPNPLLQELLLLESAKTLAANVYEAFSQPTS, from the exons ATGTCAGGCAGTTATGGAGTGGTGGAAGGACAGTTTGATGATGTTGATGACGAAgt ATGTTATACTACAAAAAATGAGTTTCACACGTTTGGTGTAACAAAGCAACTGGGTTTTGAAACCAATGAATACAAAGATAACATAGCGGATGATGATGTTGATGACGATGAAGATTATGAAGATGACGATGATTTTTATGACTGGGATGGATGTTCGggaaattttaccaaaaagtaTAATGCTGTTAATTCCCATACATCACAG CCCAATGCTAACCCACCGAAACGGCAACATCAGAAAATGACAGCATATCAACCTGCAGAAAAAACTTTAAGTAAATTTGTGGAGAAGATTAATGTAG AGAAGTATGAGGGCCCAGTTTTACCAAATGCAGCAGCATCAGCGTTAGTTCATGCTGGAAGAAAAATGGACACTGACag aACAAAATCCAAGGATAAGAAGGACCGGGCTACAGCGGAGCAGGTGATGGACCCTCGGACAAGGATGATTCTCTTCAAGTTCCTGCAGCGAGGACTGATTGCTGAAATCAATGGCTGTATCAGTACAGGCAAAGAGGCTAATGTGTACCATGCTACCACACAAAATCAAGGCGATAGAGCAATCAAG gtATACAAGACTTCCATTCTTGTCTTTAAAGACAGGGACAAATATGTCACAGGAGAGTTTAGATTTCGTCATGGATACTGTAAACACAATCCAAGGAAAATGGTGAGAACATGGGCCGAAAAAGAGATGCGTAACTTAAGCAG aatGTACCAGGCAGGATTACCTTGTCCAGAACCAATATTTCTTAAAAGTCATGTTCTAGTTATGAGATTTATTGGCACTGATGGATG GCCTGCACCCCTGTTGAAGGACTGtgatatatcagaaacaaaggCACGAGAACTTTATCTGGAGTGTATACACATCATACGTACCTTGTACCACACCTGTCGACTAATCCATGCTGATCTCAGTGAATTCAACATGCT ATACCATGATGGAGGAGTATATGTAATTGATGTCTCACAGTCAGTGGAGCATGACCATCCCTGTGCTTTGGAATTTCTGAGAAAGGATTGCACAAACGTAACAG agttctttaaaaagaaaaatgtgagCACACTGACAGTGAAAGAGCTGTTTGACTTTGTGACGGATGCCACAATCACAGAGGACAACATTGACCTCTATCTGGAGAAGGTCATGACCTTGGCCTCTGAGCGAAGTACTGATGACATCACAGAGCAACAGAAAGTTGACGAGGAG GTGTTTAAGCATTCTTTTATTCCAAGAAATTTGGATGAAGTGATTGACTTTGAGCGGGATGTTATTATGGCTAAGGAAGGGCAGACAGAAGGG ATGCTGTATCACACTCTAACAGGTTTGCAAGAGAACCTGGAAGGAGTTAGAAct CAACCAGCATTATTAGCTGAGAATGAAGAGAATAAGTCAAAGAGTGATGAAAGTGAGAGTGAAGAAGAAGAGAGTGGATCTGACAGTGACAATGAAGAGGAAGAAGAGGAGGAGGATGGagagggagataactctaaaaAGAAGTCCATCACCCGACCAAAAAATGAAACTGCAGAAGACAGAAGA TGTATGGATGTAGTTTtggcacaaag GAGGCAGCATCATTTTGACAGCAACCAGAGAACATGCAATATGACAG TGCTTTCAATGGTGCCTAATTTACGAGAAATCCTGCAGCAACTGTTTGACACAGAATCAATAACAGACACTCTGAAATCCAA TCCAAGCAACAAGCTAGAGCTATGGgaagaattgaaaattttga GCGTGACAAGGATGGTTTGTGTGGTGTATGCCTGTAGTATAATGTCCCTCCTGGTCAGAATCCAGTTAAATGTGATTGGTGGATACATCTACCTACAGAATAACAATACCTCTACTCATAACAGCGAG AAACCAGAAGGTGCACCAGGTCAAACACCAGTACGTGTCATACCAAAGCCAGCCCAGGAGAAGTACCTGTCCGAGATCAAGCACTTCATGGATAAAG GCATCTGTCAGCTTGGTGAACTCATTAAATCAGCTGTGAAGAAAGAAATTTCAAG CATTTCTCTGAAAGAGCGGCTAACATTTCACAATGTTGAGTCCTGTTTACAACACATCAGAGAGAGGCTGGAAACAAGTCCTGAGATCTCCAATTTGTCTTCTCCAACCCTACAGTTGTGTCCTTACATGTTTCCACCAGAAAACTCT GTCACTCAAGGTACAGATGAAATTCATGAAGGCCTCATGCAAGAAACTAGAGATATTTTAGAAag tgCTGACTTTCATATCGTACTGAAAACAAGTCTTGACAGAGGATTCCAGAAACTGCTAGACTTACTTGCTGAGAGTTACAAAACAAATCTACAGTCTGGTGACCCAAATAGCAG TCACAATACAGAATATTTGCTGGGAGGAATTCCAATGGCAAAGTTGATTCCAATTTTCAATGGCAGCCTGTACAAGCTTTGCAGTGATGCTCCAAATCCACTCCTTCAG GAACTCTTGCTTTTGGAATCGGCCAAGACTTTAGCTGCCAATGTTTATGAGGCATTTAGTCAACCTACTTCATGA
- the LOC128167004 gene encoding WD repeat-containing protein 90-like — protein sequence MSQLWQHPYVNVFKHLDVASWKKATKEGEVNAIMDKAIKCTVHKITGSIPAGNYIQLPKLQSQSLGLTGKYIYILFKPIPTKYFVVHIDVATQDNLVVRISFSNLFKEFKSTSTWLQFPFLCNTPKGSVHSLAAVGSKDHGGVAPLATRWTVLCMDFNHVLSLYLNRRFSYLKSVRLCANMMVKNIFTSDNLYEPGLTLEKAKKAGLLGKGLNPMPREMSFPAQRGENWNDLYDFIRFPNDSTKKPFDSIQFPDDPEIRQDVPNGADPKRVAPRTVNISQCVTDRVSMIDKITHPKQKVKRHKVTTELPFVGVDDMSIVKDSAGEVHVFAHPEEEVVIHQENPKTGELRQVAKMPTGSYLQPKNPECKSLEPDPILRLKRIVGFGGCSFRDALWSPDGSTVVYPCHAVVIAMKVNNGHQRFFIGHTDKVSCVGLNGAGTLLASGQTGPLSVVRVWKFDTGECMAMTKTHAHSLHSLSFSHRGSTLCGVGKDSHGKNMVVIWNTSKVMKNREVSVMAKAHSDVDISRIKIASFDDTRMVSCGRDNVRLWRVKEGQLRSAPVNLGEYHLMEFTDVCFEAGYHADKDPAERIVYACSKTGHVFEIDLQKVTIKHVRRLLPNENKAGKDKQKGTGLAINCMSVNETFCVMGSDDGYLRLWPLDFEHVYLEAEHEGPVTAVDFSADGMKILAGTSTGNLGILDISTRGYTTVMRSHTGRISGVAVDPYRKHMATVSSDFTIRVWDSETLQQLYDFSAPDECPCAISYHPSRQIFACGFESGVVRVFNVQTTSMLAEHKQHRGKIIGLAFSPVGDYLYSACSLGSLSLYDAESDRYTLLRLLANTVVRTDRLGPEAIAVSPDGRRVAFIGPSEFTVCVVDAKSLSEVLRIDISSSSACDSKSGNLDSAERVYFAPQSLGHLLVTTTNNKLLKFDAKSGRLLSEIGNIHRSGCSCLAVSESGRHLVTCGDKVIKVWDYNMKLDINFQVFIGHSENVSKVIWTPDGKNVLSVGEAIYLWDFMAFRPPSPPNEGRQVRETSFPAYPKPERVGDSLQDLSRSLADAYLEMPRRTPPRPMRPMNAGSPGRSIDSRRSSPGRVADLSSIHKVYEDTISSSVLVDRTAERNIMTDQTSECDSVEVHVLPKNLPQNLSDSYQKLRSAENSRQNTPVKSRTKKAFGKRPSTASPTGEPVKPLCAKHFIAREKEYGLAQRRYTAPPNQAGVKLKSVIGYNGNGRGNMVWHPDSALFIYTCGAVIIMEDLGSGKQNFLMGHTEEISTIAIQNDSQALASASGSFGISPSQICIWDLQQQVCKKVLSHHEHNIVCLDFSRDDRFLISVGDYQDCTIVVWSTRNYEILTTSKATSAIHDLKWDPFSVNEFVSVGQDGSVLFWLLDETKNNACLNVHEAEVPEELLQKHGSSDVVEFTSLDFSGDSTLYIATNNGKVSAWDTRHNTCFMHWEADNSEIDTVICRNGRLLTGSVGKNLRMWSLTGVRDMRSGDSPSMPCGGLTMEDEMNLEGSVVAAAFDEALDMGIVGTSSGTLWYINWPERESIRLISSHVQKINSLSSFGSEHMATCSDDGTLRLWTVASREQALQFQVLDQKCTCLAFAPGELPAADDMKEKSMVNLPFVVAGYGDGTVRMFDINKEEMVLKMHPHAVSVTAISFSSDGRMIISGGSDGLIAVSSPTTGMTVRVISDHKGAPITNIDVTTRQEIDSPVSAPYLWLATSADRRVSVWSADWTKDFCELVDWLTFPAPAFLPDGSVVSNKDKKSCEKLPPSLAKFSTEEDDVLVYVGYGMQKCIQFYSLSQRKVIRTAPLTHWSNCLDVSEGTPLIAVGVNERLVKLVDYYEGSFQDFIGHCDTIDVLRFSQDSKLLFSVSHSEIFVWEVTV from the exons ATGTCACAGC tttGGCAGCATCCATATGTTAACGTGTTTAAGCATCTAGACGTAGCATCATGGAAAAAAGCTACAAAAGAGGGAGAAGTCAATGCTATTATG GACAAAGCCATCAAATGCACTGTCCACAAAATAACTGGCTCCATCCCTGCTGGAAATTACATACAATTGCCAAAGTTGCAATCCCAGTCCCTGGGTCTAACAGGGAAATACATATACATTCTTTTCAAACCCATTCCTACAAAGTACTTTGTGGTGCACATTGATGTTGCTACACAAGACAACCTAGTTGTGAGAATATCATTCTCAAActtatttaaagaattcaaatccACATCCACTTGGCTGCAGTTTCCTTTTCTTTGCAATACACCAAAAGGTTCTGTTCATTCACTAGCAGCTGTTGGAAGTAAAG ATCATGGCGGTGTTGCTCCCTTGGCTACAAGATGGACAGTTTTGTGCATGGACTTCAACCATGTCTTGTCATTATATTTGAACAGAAGGTTTTCCTACTTGAAAAGTGTCCGACTTTGTGCCAACATGAtggtcaaaaatatatttaccagtGATAATTTATATGAGCCag GACTAACATTAGAGAAAGCAAAGAAGGCTGGTTTACTAGGTAAAGGATTGAATCCTATGCCTAGAGAAATGTCATTCCCAGCTCAAAGGGGAGAGAACTGGAATGATTTGTATGACTTTATCAG gttTCCAAATGACAGCACAAAGAAACCCTTTGACTCAATACAGTTTCCAGATGACCCAGAAATCAGACAAG ATGTACCCAATGGTGCAGACCCTAAAAGAGTGGCTCCTCGAACTGTTAACATCAGCCAGTGTGTTACTGACCGAGTGTCTATGATAGACAAAATCACACACCCAAAGCAG AAGGTGAAGCGGCATAAAGTGACGACAGAGCTGCCCTTTGTGGGAGTGGATGATATGAGCATTGTAAAGGACTCTGCGGGGGAAGTCCATGTGTTTGCTCACCCCGAGGAAGAGGTGGTCATTCACCAGGAGAATCCCAAGACTGGGGAG CTGAGGCAAGTAGCAAAGATGCCCACTGGCTCATACTTGCAACCCAAGAATCCTGAATGTAAG AGCCTAGAACCAGACCCAATTCTCAGACTGAAAAGAATTGTAGGATTTGGTGGATGTTCTTTTAGAGAT GCCCTTTGGTCCCCAGACGGCTCTACTGTAGTGTACCCATGCCATGCTGTGGTGATAGCAATGAAAGTGAATAATGGGCATCAACGATTCTTCATAGGCCACACAGATAAA GTGTCCTGTGTTGGTTTGAATGGTGCTGGGACTCTCCTTGCGTCTGGACAGACTGGCCCCCTCAGTGTGGTCAGAGTCTGGAAGTTTGACACCGGGGAATGTATGGCCATGACAAAGACACATGCTCATTCTCTGCATTCCCTCAG tttttcTCATAGAGGAAGTACTCTGTGTGGAGTGGGAAAGGACAGCCATGGGAAAAAT ATGGTTGTGATATGGAACACTTCAAAAGTAATGAAGAACAGAGAAGTCAGTGTCATGGCAAAAGCACACTCTGATGTTGACATTTCAAGGATAAAGATAGCATCATTTGATGATACAAG AATGGTGTCCTGTGGGCGTGACAATGTGAGGTTGTGGAGGGTCAAAGAAGGTCAGTTGAGGTCAGCTCCTGTCAATTTAGGAGAGTATCATCTGATGGAGTTTACAGACGTCTGTTTTGAAGCTGGATATCATGCAGACAAAGATCCAGCAGAAAGGATTGT TTATGCATGTAGTAAGACAGGGCATGTGTTTGAAATAGACCTTCAGAAAGTCACAATAAAACATGTCCGCAGACTTCTACCCAATGAAAATAAGGCAGGGAAAGACAAACAGAAAG GCACAGGCCTTGCAATAAACTGCATGAGTGTGAATGAGACCTTCTGTGTCATGGGGTCAGATGATGGGTATTTGAGACTGTGGCCACTGGATTTTGAGCATGTGTATCTTGAAGCTG AACATGAGGGGCCTGTTACAGCAGTAGACTTCTCTGCAGATGGAATGAAAATACTGGCAGGAACATCAACA GGTAATCTTGGAATACTTGACATCTCTACCCGTGGATACACCACTGTTATGAGATCCCACACAGGGAGAATTTCTGGTGTAGCAGTGGACCCCTACAGGAAACACATGGCGACAGTGTCCAGTGATTTCACCATTAGAGTTTGGGACTCAGAAACTCTGCAACAG CTGTATGATTTCAGTGCACCCGATGAATGCCCCTGTGCTATATCTTACCACCCGTCAAGACAGATATTTGCCTGTGGGTTTGAGAGTGGAGTTGTACGTGTATTCAATGTCCAGACAACCAGCATGCTGGCTGAACACAA ACAGCACCGCGGTAAGATAATTGGCTTGGCGTTCTCCCCGGTGGGGGACTACCTGTACAGTGCGTGCTCCCTGGGCTCCCTGTCACTGTATGATGCTGAGTCAGACCGCTACACCTTACTGAGACTTCTGGCTAACACTGTGGTCAGGACAGACCGACTGGGACCAGAGGCCATTGCTGTTAGTCCTGATGGCAGGAGGGTGGCTTTCATTGGACCCTCTGAGTTTACAGTCTGTGTGGTGGATGCCAAATCTTTAAGTGAG GTTCTGCGAATAGATATTTCCAGTAGCAGTGCCTGTGATTCCAAGTCTGGTAACTTGGACTCAGCTGAGCGAGTCTACTTTGCACCTCAAAGTCTGGGTCACCTCCTGGTGACAACCACCAACAACAAACTCCTGAAGTTTGATGCCAAATCTGGAAGACTTCTCTCAGAG ATTGGAAACATTCATCGCAGTGGCTGTAGTTGTCTGGCAGTCTCAGAGTCAGGGCGCCACCTGGTCACTTGTGGGGACAAAGTGATCAAAGTCTGGGACTACAACATGAAATTGGACATCAACTTTCAG GTTTTTATTGGACATTCTGAAAATGTTAGTAAGGTGATCTGGACTCCTGATGGGAAGAATGTCTTAAGTGTAGGGGAAGCTATTTATCTGTGGGATTTCATGGCATTTAGGCCTCCTTCACCTCCCAATGA AGGAAGACAAGTAAGGGAGACAAGTTTTCCAGCCTACCCCAAACCAG AGAGAGTTGGAGACAGCCTGCAAGATCTAAGCCGGAGTCTGGCTGATGCGTACCTGGAGATGCCTCGTCGAACACCACCTAGACCCATGCGCCCAATGAATGCTGGATCACCGGGTCGCTCCATTGATTCCAGGAGGTCATCCCCGGGTCGCGTTGCAGACTTGAGTTCAATACACAAGGTCTATGAAG ATACCATAAGCAGTTCTGTGCTTGTGGATAGGACAGCTGAGAGAAACATTATGACAGATCAAACCAGTGAATGTGATTCT gttgaagtacatgtattacctaaaAACTTGCCACAGAACTTATCAGATTCTTACCAAAAGTTAAGATCAGCTGAAAATAGTCGACAAAACACTCCAGTTAAAAGCAGAACTAAAAAAGCTTTTGGGAAGAGACCCAGCACAGCATCTCCAACAGGGGAACCAGTTAAACCATTGTGTGCTAAACACTTCATTGCCAGAGAGAAGGAATATGGACTGGCTCAA AGGCGATATACAGCCCCACCTAATCAGGCTGGAGTGAAGTTGAAGTCTGTCATTGGTTATAATGGCAATGGCCGAGGGAACATGGTCTGGCATCCAGACTCAG CTCTCTTTATCTACACTTGTGGTGCTGTGATTATTATGGAGGACCTTGGCTCAGGAAAACAAAATTTCTTAATGG GTCACACAGAAGAAATATCAACAATAGCAATTCAGAATGATAGTCAG gCTTTGGCCTCAGCCAGTGGGTCGTTTGGAATCTCCCCGAGTCAGATCTGTATCTGGGACTTACAACAACAAGTGTGTAAGAAGGTCCTCAGTCACCATGAACATAACATTGTATGCCTTGATTTCTCCAGGGATGATCGATTCCTGATCTCTGTTG GTGACTACCAGGATTGCACCATTGTTGTATGGAGCACACGGAATTATGAAATCCTGACCACATCCAAGGCAACCTCTGCCATTCATGACTTGAAATGGGATCCGTTTTCTGTCAATGAATTTGTGTCTGTAGGGCAGGATGGATCTGTGCTCTTCTGGCTGTTAGATGAAACTAAAAATAATGCTTGTCTGAATGTTCATGAGGCTGAAGTACCAGAGGAACTGTTACAAAAACATGGA AGCTCTGATGTTGTGGAGTTTACCTCCTTGGACTTCTCAGGAGACAGTACTCTATACATTGCCACAAACAATGGGAAAGTTTCTGCCTGGGACACGAGGCACAACACATGCTTCATGCACTGGGAGGCAGACAACTCAGAGATTG ATACTGTTATCTGTAGAAATGGCCGCCTGTTGACAGGTAGTGTGGGTAAGAACCTGCGGATGTGGTCACTGACTGGGGTCAGAGATATGAGGTCCGGAGACAGTCCCAGCATGCCTTGTGGTGGTCTTACAATGGAGGATGAGATGAACCTAGAAGGTTCTGTAGTTGCAGCAGCTTTTGATGAGGCTTTGGATATG GGGATTGTTGGAACAAGCTCTGGAACTTTATGGTACATTAACTGGCCAGAGCGAGAGAGTATTCGTCTAATTTCTAGTCATGTACAAAAG aTAAACAGCCTGTCTAGCTTTGGCAGTGAACACATGGCCACCTGTTCTGATGATGGAACACTTAGACTATGGACTGTTGCCAGCAGAGAACAGGCCTTGCAATTCCAGGTCTTAGATCAG AAATGCACTTGTCTGGCTTTTGCTCCCGGTGAGCTTCCGGCTGCTGATGATATGAAGGAGAAGAGCATGGTGAACTTGCCATTTGTTGTGGCAGGGTATGGGGATGGGACTGTCAGGATGTTTGATATCAACAAGGAGGAAATGGTTCTCAAGATGCATCCTCACGCAGTATCAGTCACTGCCATAAGTTTTTCCTCAGATG GAAGAATGATAATATCTGGGGGAAGTGATGGGCTAATTGCTGTTAGTAGCCCTACCACAGGAATGACAGTACGAGTCATCAGTGACCACAAGGGGGCCCCCATTACTAATATAGATGTCACCACTAGGCAG GAAATAGATTCTCCAGTATCCGCACCCTATCTGTGGTTGGCTACCAGTGCTGATAGGCGTGTCAGTGTTTGGTCAGCTGATTGGACGAAAGATTTCTGCGAGCTTGTTGATTGGTTAACCTTCCCTGCCCCTGCTTTCCTGCCTGATGGTTCAGTGGTGTCAAATAAagacaag AAATCTTGTGAGAAGCTGCCTCCATCTTTGGCCAAATTCTCAACAGAAGAAGATGATGTATTAGTGTATGTTGGTTATGGAATGCAGAAATGTATCCAGTTTTACAGTTTGTCACAAAGAAAG GTTATAAGAACAGCTCCTCTGACTCACTGGTCTAACTGCCTGGATGTATCAGAAGGAACCCCATTGATAGCAGTCGGAGTCAATG AACGCTTGGTTAAGTTGGTAGATTACTATGAAGGCAGCTTCCAGGATTTCATTGGTCACTGTGATACGATTGATGTTCTCCGATTTTCCCAGGATTCCAAACTCTTGTTTTCAGTGTCTCATTCCGAAATATTTGTTTGGGAGGTCACTGTGTAG
- the LOC128166217 gene encoding uncharacterized protein LOC128166217, which produces MKEKEIDKDTVIAYHDFVQTQIRGELNGIFLGPGRFYAQIAVASFLGGLISAIVGILLITLRTRHVYLISWDDQFLGPFFIILAFMLVGFAAALVVQAKRRANAYRRDLVFRPIGDYGVAVVHKSRLTFEQTTKEQLKSGTAPKKPTKAKPYQPVSYNQGGRPRRGPPPGMEGRGYGEPPPYDGRRGPPPDGRRPYPDRRGPSGRPRGPPDDRRRYGPPGEDGRPPPYGVRDPGARRPPPDDRYREGPPRERRGPPPDDRYRDGPPPGDRSRGPPPDDRYADIDRNRRRPPDDRNMPKTRLEDMHEGDESSF; this is translated from the exons ATGAAGGAAAAAGAAATAGATAAGGATACGGTCATTGCCTATCATGACTTCGTCCAGACTCAGATCAGGGGCGAATTAAATGGCATCTTCCTCGGACCAGGTCGGTTTTACGCACAGATAGCAGTGGCCAGTTTCTTAGGTGGACTGATTTCCGCAATCGTTGGAATATTGTTGATAACACTAAGAACCCGTCATGTATACCTCATCTCCTGGGATGACCAGTTTCTGGGACCTTTTTTCATAATCCTTGCCTTCATGCTGGTCGGATTTGCAGCAGCCCTCGTCGTTCAAGCTAAGAGACGAGCCAATGCATATAGACGCGATCTTGTG TTCCGTCCCATTGGAGACTATGGTGTTGCAGTGGTTCACAAAAGCAGACTTACTTTTGAGCAAACTACAAA AGAACAACTCAAGTCTGGAACAGCTCCGAAGAAACCTACAAAAGCAAAACCCTACCAG CCTGTATCCTACAACCAAGGGGGCAGGCCACGCAGAGGTCCCCCTCCAGGAATGGAAGGCAGAGGGTATGGAGAACCTCCACCATACGATGGAAGACGAGGACCTCCTCCAGATGGCAGGAGACCTTATCCAGATCGTAGAGGACCCTCTGGTCGACCAAGGGGTCCTCCAGATGACAGAAGAAGATATGGGCCACCTGGAGAAGATGGCAGACCACCTCCATATGGAGTCAGAGATCCTGGTGCCAGGAGGCCTCCTCCAGATGATAGATACAGAGAAGGCCCCCCAAGAGAGAGAAGAGGACCTCCCCCTGATGACAGGTACAGAGATGGTCCACCACCTGGGGATAGAAGTAGAGGTCCTCCACCTGATGATAG GTATGCTGACATAGACAGGAACAGAAGAAGACCTCCAGATGATAG GAATATGCCTAAAACAAGATTGGAGGATATGCACGAAGGAGACGAGTCTTCATTCTAA